Part of the Canis aureus isolate CA01 chromosome 3, VMU_Caureus_v.1.0, whole genome shotgun sequence genome, cagctttcccttctcttttgtcAAGGCAGAGGCATTTGGTGGGCAGGCGAGGGTCTTGAGGTGCTCTGGCCATCAGTGCCATCAGTATCTCCTACTTGTAACCAAAGTGAACCACCAAAGGTGGTCCAGGGGAATCTGTCTTCTGCCCATGGGCCTCCTCACTTCAGCAGGGAGATGTCATCGGCAAAGTCATCATGTTGATGGCGCAGGCAGCGGAGGCAGCGCCACTGGCACACCATGAGGCAGAGCGGCAGCATGAAGAGGGCGCAAATGGCAGCCATGACGTAGGCTATGGTCATGAGGGTTGACTCATCTGTCTGTGGAATGTTGTAGCCACAGTCTTCCATGTCCAGGGTGATAAACGGGCCTTCCACTGCTGCCGTCCTGAACTCATCGTGCACTGGAGAAAGGGCAAACGAGATTGGGCAGCTCTCATCGTCACCAGTTTGGGTCACGCAACAAAAAGAACTTCCTGATAGGCCTTGCAATTAGCCAAGCATCTCTTTCCTTGAAGAGATTTAGGAGCAGGCCAGAAAAGCCTTGCTAGGTAGAAGCATGTCTCTCCTCCCAGCAACAACCCTTTCCTGTATAACCATGTGGTTATGGAATGATACCTAAAGGTCAGTCTTCTGAGTTGACCAAAAAAGCCCCGTGGATACCCAATACACTCACGTGCTTCTGCCAATACTACTTGGAAGACCCCACCACCCTCATGTAGTAGCTGACAGGGTCACTGCAGGCTCAGCCTACTGCCTGTGGATCTAGAGCTTCCCAAGCAGCCGAGGCAGCTCTTGCTGCTCTGGGTCTCCAGCAGCGGTTACCCACTCACACAGGTCTCAGCATGCCTGGCAACATGGGCACAGCATGAGCATGGACACTAGCTTCTACACAATGTGTTGATTCTGCCTCAAGGCAACTCTGACTACCTCCCAGCCTGCCAGGGGCCCAGGTGTCCTAACTGCTGGGCAGTGAGAACACGGATAGACTGAACCCACACCCTCCTCCCTGGCTCTCTTACCATGACAAGCACTGACGGCAAAGCCAATTCGTTTTCGGGCCCGGTCAAAGACAACGTAGAAGCCCTCCATGATAACAGCTCCCATTACGGTGCCCGTGGATGACTGTGAAATGGCGAATTTGTAGCAGTCGTCTTGGGATGTGGCCACATCTTCCACTGGCCGCAGGTATTGCTGAGGACAAGCAGAGAAGGAAATGTCCTCATTGCTCCAGCTCTCACCTCACTTCTGCCTTCTAGGTATCTATGCGCTCAGGCCCCTCTTCCTTTGCCATCCCTGAGGCCTGCAGGGATGCCTTTTGCTATGGGACACTCCTTTCTTGTCTTCCACACTGTGGGAAGCCACGTCTGGGCCCTGTCTCCCCATGCACACTGTGTTGTCTTCCTGGGATCCCACCGACTCTGGCTCGAGACATACCTGAGGAAGGATGGTAATGCGGAAGGACTGATTGGTGACCTCGCCCATCAGGTAGAGGGAGATGACCGGGAAAATGTTCCAAGGGGTGGTGCCTGCCTGCCAGCACACCAGCTGCTCCCCCAGCCAGAACCCATCCGGGAACTTCTCCGTCTGTGTGAGCAACAAAGGGTAACAGTGAGGAAACCGCCTCTCCACCGTCTCACTTCTCCTGCCTCAGGTAACACTTCCTGGGCCCTTTTTGCTTTTCCGTGGAATATCCAAACTGGGGAAGGGCACACGGAAACCCAAGAATTAGGGAAAGAGAGCTGGAGAGTGAGACCAAAACTCTGCACCAGGGGAATTGTGTGATGAGCAAGCCAAGGCTCATCAAAGAGACTCGCTCTGAAGACATTTAAGTAGAAGGATCTAAGGGTAGATAAGTTGGGTCTCATTGAGGGCTGTGACCTTCACAGACTTCCTCTGACACTGTATCATTCTTACACTCCTGCCCCGAGTCCCACTGACCGAAGAGGCTGCCTTGATGGATTTGACAGCAGCTTCAAACACTTTCTTGGGCAAACGAAGGTTGGTGGTGCCACTGTCCACAATGCTCTTGTCATAGTTGTACTAGGACGGAgaatggagaagacagagaagagtCAAAAGCCTTTTTTGATGCCAGGCTCTGGCTGGAATCAGAAGGGTGGATCTGACTGCTTGGGGTGGCATCCTGGCTTGGCACTTCTCTTAGGAGTTTACCCTTGGGCAAGTTGTTCagcctctgtgcctcagtttcctcatctttaaaatgaggataatactaGCACCTACCTCAAAaagttataaggattaaatgaatacaTGTGAAGTGCTTAGAATGGTGCCCGGCACGTAGGAAGCATTCAGTAAATGCTAACTCTTAGTATCTTCGCTTGGGCAGTCATTCTCCAAATCTTGAACATAAAATACCTTGTATAGTGCTTTTAACTTTTCATAGTACTTTTATATCTATTCTCATGTAACATACATTAAGAATCCAGGTGAGGAAGACCCAGATGGTTGAGCTGCCATTTATTGGGtactgctgtgtgccaggcactagaaGAACTATTTATTTTCGCTGTCTTCACCACAATCTCTGGAAAAgctgtttttccctctgttttgcagatgaggaaactgaaacacaacctagtaacttgcctgagggtacatagctagtaaatggcagagctagaaATCATGGTCTCTCCAAGTCCCAAGCTGGACTTTTCCGTTACACCATAGCACACTGCCTCGCatatgacttgcccaaggccatcaAGCAAGGCAGTGACTAGAGTCCAGacatgctttttttcccttactaGACCATAAGCCACAAGGTCCTTGTGTACATGCCCTGCCTGTCCCTAGCCCCCAAACTTCAGGTCCCGCTATGTTACCTTTAAGCTCCTGATTGTTCTAGGTTCAGCTCCCAACCCTTTCTGCAGGTCCTGCTCCTCTGGCCTCGTCCTCCCAACCTCATAACTCAGGGTCTCGCCTCATGCTATGTTGCCTCCCCCTTACCTCTCCCTGGTCCCCCTTGGTGTCATTACCTCCTTGCAGTCCATTTTCAGGTCCTGCCCGTTGATCTCCACCCTTACAATGATCACCTCGTAGTACCACTCCCGCCGGATGGGTGTGTACCAGAGGCTGCCCGTGTACAGTGAGTGGTCGATACCCCCGATGATCTAGGGACAAAAGGAGGCAGGTACCAGTATCCCAGCACAGTGGGACAGCAAGTCACCCAGAGAGCAAGCAATGGGATCAGAGATTTCTGGATTGGTGGCAAGGCCCTTTACAGGCCACCTTTCTCATCTTCCTGCTTCTAATCATATCCTGTCCCAGAGTGATTTGTAGTTTCTTAAATGTCTTAAGAATATGTCAGGGGAAGACTTTAcaggattttaaattatttgtttcagagTCTCACAGCCCTCAATCTAAAGTTATTTAAACTAAACTGgcacaataaatgttaaatgaatgattATTTGCTTCTATTAcaagtttcattttctctgcGTGTTGGAGATGGAGAACCATTCACCAGTTGtcctaattaattaataaatagacTTTTAAACTCCTTAcatctctgccttctgctcatcaAACTGAATCATCTTAACTTGAAAggtcttattttcatttcctttaaagttCCCTAATCTCATCCTTTCCAAGTTTACCATAGGTACCTGGAATCCTTTCTGGAATAATGcaagaaaaggatggaaaaaagaaaagtgcaagTGGGGAGCCTAAAGAGGTTTCTCTTGATTCTAAGTAGTGCAGCCCAAGACTGTAGTGTAGCCTTGGAGGGGAGGCAGATGGTACCCATCCCTCTGTCCAGTATTAGAACCTCCCCACTCCTAGGACCTACTCACCATGCTCCCTCCAACCGAGGCCAGCACTTCTGACTGGTTGAGGGGGAAGCCAGCGCCACAGAGCTGCAGGGAGAAGAGGTT contains:
- the BACE1 gene encoding beta-secretase 1 isoform X2, which produces MWDAPEIRSSTYRDLRKGVYVPYTQGKWEGELGTDLVSIPHGPNVTVRANIAAITESDKFFINGSNWEGILGLAYAEIARPDDSLEPFFDSLVKQTHVPNLFSLQLCGAGFPLNQSEVLASVGGSMIIGGIDHSLYTGSLWYTPIRREWYYEVIIVRVEINGQDLKMDCKEYNYDKSIVDSGTTNLRLPKKVFEAAVKSIKAASSTEKFPDGFWLGEQLVCWQAGTTPWNIFPVISLYLMGEVTNQSFRITILPQQYLRPVEDVATSQDDCYKFAISQSSTGTVMGAVIMEGFYVVFDRARKRIGFAVSACHVHDEFRTAAVEGPFITLDMEDCGYNIPQTDESTLMTIAYVMAAICALFMLPLCLMVCQWRCLRCLRHQHDDFADDISLLK
- the BACE1 gene encoding beta-secretase 1 isoform X1, which translates into the protein MARALPWLLLWMGSGVLPARCTPPGIRLPLRSGLGAPPLGLRLPRETVEEPDEPGRRGSFVEMVDNLRGKSGQGYYVEMTVGSPPQTLNILVDTGSSNFAVGAAPHPFLHRYYQRQLSSTYRDLRKGVYVPYTQGKWEGELGTDLVSIPHGPNVTVRANIAAITESDKFFINGSNWEGILGLAYAEIARPDDSLEPFFDSLVKQTHVPNLFSLQLCGAGFPLNQSEVLASVGGSMIIGGIDHSLYTGSLWYTPIRREWYYEVIIVRVEINGQDLKMDCKEYNYDKSIVDSGTTNLRLPKKVFEAAVKSIKAASSTEKFPDGFWLGEQLVCWQAGTTPWNIFPVISLYLMGEVTNQSFRITILPQQYLRPVEDVATSQDDCYKFAISQSSTGTVMGAVIMEGFYVVFDRARKRIGFAVSACHVHDEFRTAAVEGPFITLDMEDCGYNIPQTDESTLMTIAYVMAAICALFMLPLCLMVCQWRCLRCLRHQHDDFADDISLLK